TTTTAGCGTCTGATGACGCGAGTTATATTACCGGAGTTACTTTAAAGGTCGATGGAGGATATGGCTAATTGAATGCTTTTTTATTCGAATTATGTTTTTAAACATGTCTTCACAAATAGGTGTGTGATATTATGGAATATACGTTTCCGGCAGTTGTGGTTAAGGAAGGCAAATTTTTTGTAGCGACCTGTCCTGAACCTGAAGTAACCAGCCAAGGCGAAACTATAGAAGAAGCGCTTGACAACTTGAAAGAAGCAATAGAACTATATCTGGAGGATGAAGACGCAAAAATACCAAACACTTGCGAAAGCCCTATAGTTACAACAGTGCGAGTAGATGCTAATGAGCAAAACACCTGTGTTATCCGGGCTTGAAGTTGTAAAGGCTTTAAGAAACGCGGGTTTTGAAATTGTCGGAAGAAAGGGAAGCCATGTAAGGATGAAAAGAAAAAGCGAAAATAAATCTTCAATAGCGCTTGTGCCGCAACACAAAGAACTTGCAATCGGCACTTTAAAATCCATTCTAAAGCAGGCAAATATGAATATTGAAGAACTTATGGAATTGCTATGAGGCCATAATCATGAAATCAAAAACTAGTGTCGGATGCATAATACTTGAGCCGGGAAATTCCGGAGTCACAAAAACAGGCAGCTGGCGCACCTTCAGGCCAGTGGTTGATAAGGCCAAATGCACAGGATGCTCGATATGCGCGACTTTCTGCCCTGACGGCTGCATAGACATTGTCGAGAAAAAGGCAATTGTCAATTACGACTACTGCAAGGGCTGCATGATTTGCAAGACCGAATGCCCGTTCAGCGCTATAAAAGAGGAAAAGGAGAAGAAATAATTGGTGTTATTATGGCTTACTCGGAAAAAGTATTAACTCAAGCAGATAATGAAGAACTCAAAAAAATAAGAAAAAAACTTCCGGAAATAACTGCCGCGTTACGGCTCGATCCAAAAGAAATTCCAGAAATCATGCGCACTACAAAATACCTTTCCGGCTTAACCGAGAAGGATGTTTTTGAGCCCTTAGATACTAATGAAATCCGAAGTGAAACAAATAATCCTCAAAACATAAAAAAAATTCTTGCATCGTTAGATGCTATTGGAATCCCGAAAAGAAATGAGAATGGCTATTGGCCGATAGAAAGTTCGAAGAATCCTATTTCAATCAGAAATCCGGGACTTGGATATTTCTGGGAACTGGATAAAAAAGAGAAAAGATATCAATAAAACATTCCATCTATAAAGCATCCTTGTAGAACTCATCAAAAAATTGCTTATTCTTCAAAAGTTCATCATTATACAACACAATAAAAATCTTATCTATCGAATTTCCCGAACTCTCAATTGCAAAAAGTGTGGCTTCTGATGATTCTTCTTTTGATAAACCCCCTTTTCGCGTACACATCACCGGAATTGCAACGCTTTTACACCCCAGTTTTTTCGCAAATCCAAAGCTTTTTTCAAGTGAATCCTGCACAGTTTTTTTTGTTGCCGGAATAAGTTTGGGCGGCGATTTTTTCCAATCATAAGTCATGCCTACAGCATTTGAAATTTGTAAATTATTAATAGTTATAGGAATAACCGCATCACCCCGCTTAAGCGGTCTTGAATCCCTTGAAACGACCATATCTTCGAGGCTTTCATATTGAAATCTAGTCGGTTCTCGTTTTCGAATACGGTACATATGATCCAAAGGAGATTTCAGAGGCTCTTTAGCAATATTTACCAAATTCCAAAACTCCTGCAACTCATCACCAACCACACTTCCGGAATAATCCGCATATTGTTCTGCGGTTCCGCTTCCATGAAGTAGAAAACCATTAGACGAATTTACGTGCATGTCTGCGTTAACATAAGCAATATTTCCATACAGAACAGTTATTTTCGAAACCATGAAACAATTGTGTTTGAAAGGTTTAAATCAATACTTCTGCACCCTTTCCGAATACTCCAGAATTATTTCCGCTGCTTTTTTTGCGCCGTTCATTTTTCGCGCGATTTTAGAATACTTCGCCGCGTTTTCTTTGTATTTTTTCCCGCGCAAAAGCATGCTGATTTTCCGGAAAAGATTTTGCGCGCCAAGATGAGAATAATCCAAAGTTTCTGCAACGCCAAGCGCTTTCATGCGCTCCGCATTGCTTCCCTGCTCTGCCTGGCCTTTGTCAGGAATTATCAGCGCCGGCTTTCCAAGTGCCAGGATTTCCATCGCAGTGCTGTGGCCTGCCTGCGTGATTATTAGCTCTGCTGCGCGCATATACTCTGAAATATCGTCGGCAAACTCGCGCACAACAACATTCTTTGGAATTTTGTCGCTCTTGAATTTTGTGAATATCAGAAAGGTAACTTTCGGAAACTTTGGCGCAATCTCCAGAATGCCTTCAAAAATCGGAAGCCTGAATGCGTGGCCGCCAAGAATTGTCAGAACAAACGGGCGAGTTATATCAGGCGCGCCGCCTTTTCCGGGCTTCATAAATTCCGAAAAAACTACAGGGCCGGTAAATATCTCTTTTTTCTTTATGTGCTTCATCCAGCCAAGCGTCCCAAGACAAACAGTATCTGGCGGCGGAAAATCGGGAATTAACACAACATCAGCAATAGAGATTCCTGCGCTCAACGAGAACTCTGCATTTTTCCCGATAATGCGCATTACCGGATTGTCTTTCATGAAAAACGACTCAAGGCTTGTCTGGTTGGCGATGACAACGCAGGGAATGCCAATCTGAAAAGCCGCAAGAATTGCCGCGCTCCTGCCGTCTGCAACCGCGCAGGTTGCTCCAAAGACACCCATATTCTTTTTTTCTTCAGCGACTATTTTTGAAAATCCGAGAGCGGGCTTACTGCTCTTTAGTATGGTTGCCTTCATGTCAAAAGAGCCATTATTTCCGGTCATTTCAAACTCGCGCTTTATCTCAACTGTTTTAAAGGATTTTTTCATGCGGTCGAGAACGTAACCATACCCGCCCATAAGAACCTGCGCGCCTGCATCTTCCAACGCTTTTGCAATTGCCATATCTCTGCTCGAGTGCCCGTAGCCCTCTCCGCAGACCGAGAAATATATTTTGTGCTTCATGCGCTTTGCCATAATATTATTGGGTGGTGTGCGCATATAAAGAAATTCAATAAATCATCAAATCAAATTCGCAAGCTCCTTTATGTCGTTGATTATTGCATCCGGCTTTTCCTCGCCGCGCGCTTCAAGCGCCATCTTATGCGTTGTCAGGCCGTGCGTCACTATCGCGCTCCGAAAGCTGCATTTATGCGCAAACGGCATGTCTGTCTTTATGTCGTCGCCGATAAAAAGCGTGTCTTCGGGGTAAAGGAAAAACTCTTCAAGAACTACTTTTTTCAGATGGTCTGACGGCTTGCCAAGGATTGTTGCTGTTTCGCCGGTAACTGCTTCTATGGCTTTCTGTATCGGCAGCTCTGCCGGAAGTATATCGCCATTGACGCGCCAATACGTTGATAAGCCTGTTGAATAAAGCTTTGATCCCTCTCTAATAAGGTCGCAGGCAGTCTTTAGTTTCCAAAAAGTAAAACCGCGATCAATTGATGTAAGAACAATATCCGATTTGTCGGATACAGTAATATTAAAATTGCTAAGCTCATCCATCAAGCCCTTTTCGCCAATTGCATACACGTTTTTTATTCTCTTCTCCTTGAAATAGCGCGCAGCAGCATATGGAGCAGTCACTATTTCCTCAGTCTTGGTAGGTATGCCCATCTGCGTCAGGCGCTCTGCAAGGCCTTTTCGCGAAAGTATGTTGTTGTCAGAAACATAGAATACTTTTCGGTTTCTTGCTTTCAGCTTCTTTATTGTCTCAGCCATGTTTGGAAACAGGCTGTTCCAATTCCACACAGTCCCGTCTAAATCAAATATGAATGTCTTGACATTTTTATAGTTGAAGTAGATAGATGTCACCCTGGCTCAAGAAAACTATGCGCACTAGTTTATATAAACTTATTCATTGCCGAAAGATTCAATATCTGCGCCTTCGATTATGATTTTTCCAAAATTTGCGCGCACCAAATCAGCCATTCTTTTGATTTCTTCGGGCGTATGCGGAATTTTTTTCTCATATTCCGGATTAAGGGTTTTCTCAGGCCTGAATTGCTGCAGATAATATGTTTTTGCACCATTCAGCCACGTGCCAATCTGCTTTATATCCAATATATTAAGCTCAGGGCTTACAGTCGTGTGAAATGAGTACTCCACGCCGCTTGACATTATCAAATTTACGCTTTTCTTTATCTTCTCTAAATCCGGCTTCGCGCCTGCTAACAATTCGTATTTCTCAATCGGCGCTTTTACATCCATTGAAATGTAATCAAGGAGTTTGCCATCAATCAGAATCTTAAGCATTCCAGGATTTGTTCCGTTTGTCTGAAGCTTTACAAAAAAGCCGTCCTTTTTTAGACGCATAATAAATGCTGGAAGCCCGCTGTGTATTGTCGGCTCGCCGCCGCTTATGCAGACAGCATCCACAAAATCCCTGTTTTCTTTCAAGTATGAAATGACATCATCCGCTTTCAGAAGATTGCCTTCGAAAGAAAGAGGGACTAACTCGGGATTATGGCAGAAGGGGCACCTGAAATTACATCCCTGTAAAAATATTGTAGAAGCCACTTTTCCCTTATAATCGATAGTGCTCATCGGAAGGAAACCTTTTATCAGAAGGCTTTCGTTTTGCATAGGTTTAATTCGCGCGGAATTTTAAAAATCTGCTCAAAGAAATATAAGAGATATTCCAAGAAGAATGAACGCCCAAAAAACCAAAGCCACTATAACTATCTGCATCAGCCACACAAGAAATGCCGTAAGCCAGTCGATTTCAAACATTTCCTTATATACAAAAAGCGCGAGAATAAACGCTACCACTCCGCCCAAAAAGCCAAAGGATGACGAAACTGCCGATGCGACCGCAGCAACTAGGATAGTAACTAAAAATACTTTAGTGAATGAAATTTTCTTTGCCTTTTCCTTTATCATCTTCAGGGCAAAATAAAGCGGAATGGATGAAAAAATGAATACTATAAATTGCGAAAAAATCGAGCCCATAGACTAACTTGAACCGAAGAGTTTATAAAATTGTTCCGAATAAAATTTCAATTAAAAGACAGCCACGAGCAATGAAATCACGTTTCCGAAAAGCCATGTCGCAATCAATGCGAGAAAAAATGTAGGGCCGTATCTGATGCCTTCCTTTATCCACACCTCTTTTTTCTCTTTGCGGACTTTTTCTATCTGCTCTGCTGTAAGCCCTATATATAACTTGCTTGATAGCCCTGCAACATCTTCGGAGAGCACGTCTCCTTCTCTCAAATCCGATGTCTTTACTTTCCTCTTAAATGCAACAGTATCGATTGTCTGGGCAAACGTATAGAAAAAATAAATGAAAACTATCGCAGGAATCAATATGGCCAGGTCATAGAATATGAGCTCTGATGAAAACTGTATTGTGAATGCCAGTGATAACAACATCATTGATAAAAAAGAAATAAAAAAGACCAATGCAGCTATTCTTAAAAAACGCTTCTTGCTGCTTTTTATGGCCTTAATGAATTCGGGAACGATCAACTTATTCCCAGATGCGAGAACTAAAGAATAAATCAATGAATAGATACCACCCACTATAAATGTATTGAGGATGAATATGGCTGGAAATGACAAACCGAAATCCATAAACATATTTTTTGCGAAAAAAGACAGAGGCTGCGGAACTACAACGCCAACAGCTGCAAGAAGCAGGACATCCGCTTCCCCCCATTGGCCTGTGTAGTAAAGAATGTAACCGAATATAAGAAATAAAATTCCGACACCTATTGAATAATAAACGTTTGTCCAGACGCCGGTCAAAAGCGCGTAAACAATATGAACAATCAGCCCTGCTGCAGCCATTGAAAGAGGCACGCTGTCCGGTATTTCTGTTGTTTTCAGGTCAATCCAGCCGCCGACTGCAGAGCCTGCAAGGGCGATTAAGAAAAGCGCGGATTCGTAAAGCATAATTTCTTTTGCGCTTCAAGTATTATAAATCATAAATTCAAATAAAAGATATGAAAGTAGCGATAATTTTGGCTTTTGTTCTCACATTATTGGTTTCTTCGGACGCGTTCGCATGGCAGTGGGAGACGCATTCAACGCTTGCAGAAAAAGTGTGCCGTGACTTTAACTGCGGATGCATTGAAGAAATTCGCGATGCCGCAGTTATTCCAGACCGCGATTTCAAGGACACAATCAACCACCATTGCTACTTACTAAACCGAAGCGTAAGCGAGGTTTTGAAAGGCTTGAAACTCATAGGCGAGTTTCATGATAATTTGTCAGTATCCTGCGAACCTTCAGAATACTATGACTGCCCGAAAAAGAACAATTGCCCAGCGCTTGAAAAAATGCAGTTCTGGCTTGAAAAATCGGAAAAGGCTTTAGGATGCGAACAATGGAAAAACGTAGGCATCGCATCGCATTATTACTTTGACTCGCGCGTCTTCTGGCACAAAACGCAGGGAGAGGATTACAACAAATGCCACGAGCCGTTCGAGGGAAAAGTCGAGAAGAAATTCGATGCAAACGATGGAAGCGACTGGACAATTACCGCGTGCGACGCACAAGAGAATTATGCAAATATGGTGTCATATGTAAATGATTTTGAACATATCCTTGCGGCTAGCGGCGCGCCAGAAAAAGTAGCTGACGCGCCGCTGCTTTCCGAATGCGGGCGGTGGTGCAAATTATGGATGTGGCTTTCGGCACTATTTTAAGCTTTAGAGCTCCAATTATATTTCTCCACCAATGATTACATATTACATTAACAACATGATGGGTCTGAACCACCCGATGAATTTGTGAACACCCAATGAGGTGGAGGTTTTTATTCCCGATATTCTATCAGCAATCGAATGTTTCTTCATTGTATCGGATTAAGAAAAAAAAGAATATGCTTATGTCCTGATGAAAGATGAGTGCTTGCTACGGATAAGCGCATGATGTTGCGCTTACGGGTGCTGTTGCACAACAGTTATATATGCCAAAATTCTTGCTCAAATCTCAGGGCTGAAAGCAAGAATTTTGAATGGTTGTATTTCGTCCTTACAGATAACGCAAAGGTGTATGAATTCTGCAAGTTGTGCAACAGCACCGCGCTTATGCGGAAATCAGTAAGTATATATTCGGGTGAATCCAATAAGCAATATGCTAAAGAAGATAATCGTTCTGTTCTCAATGATTGTACTTTCTGCTTTAGCATGGTTTGCAAACTTAACTTATCCAAATGAAAACTTGGTGAAACTATTTTACAGTTTTGCAACAATAACTTTAATTTATTCTATTTTCAACATATCTTTGGAATTTGTTATTGACAAAAATGTCAAAGAATCAAGGACCCGGTTTTCTTCCAGAAAGGCAACCTCAATAGTTTCTTTATTGATTATTTTGGCCGTTCTCATAGGCATCTGGATAAAAGACCCTCAGTCTCTTTTAGTGGCTTACGGCCTTATCGGCGCAGGGCTCGCAATATCGCTGCAGGATTTTTTCAAGAATTTTGTGGGCGGCATAATGATAATTACAAATAAGATTTACAAGATAGGCGACAGAATAGAAATTAATTCAAAATTCGGAGATGTTATGGATATCGGCGTAATGTACACAACTCTGCTTGAGATAAAGGAGTGGGTTGGCGGAGATCAGGCAACGGGACGCTTGACGATAATTCCAAACAGCACGGTTTTATCCAATCCAGTCAATAACTACACAAAAGACCATAATTTTATATGGGACGAAATAACTGTGCCCATAACTTATGATAGCGACTGGAAAACTGCGCATAAAAACATCTTAGAACTTGTGGCCGAAGAAACAAAGCAAATAACTGAACAGGCAAACAGAGAAATTTTAAAGCTGGAAGAAAAATATTACCTGGAAAAAAGGCCTACAGAACCCGCAATATTCATTAAATTAACGGACAACTGGATAAGCTTCAACATACGCTATATTTCTGAGACAAGAAATCGGCGAATTCTGCATAACAAGCTTTCGCATCTTATTTTGGAAATGATAGAGAAAAACAAAAAAATCAAGATTGCCTCAGAGACCATAGACATAGTCGGCTTCCCGAAAAAATGATGTGATAAACCCATCATAATACCTTAAAAATACGTCAATTTTCTCGGCATCAAATGCGCCGCTCTTTAAATTAGCACCAATCGATAACCTCAATCTATATAATGACAAAACACCATATATTACTAGTGTCCGGCAATTGCGGACGCCATAACAAAAACGGGGGTTTTAACATTACAACATTAAGGCAATATCTTGATACAACCAGCAGTCCAAAAGACTTAAAAGACTTAATTGTGCTAATTGCAAAACAAGCGCCAGCAATAAGGGACGCGTTCGTAACCAACCAAAAGTATGCAGATACCAAAAACATGTACGGCGAAACCCAGATGGAGCTTGACAAATGGTCTGATGCGCACCTCATAAACATTCTAAAAAAATCAAAACTGGTAAAGGAAATCGCATCAGAAGAGCAGCCCGAAGTCGTAAAAATCCCTTCTGCGAAATCAAATTACGGCGTAACGCTTGATCCTTTGGACGGCTCGTCATTGATACAGGTAAACCTTGCTGTCGGCACAATTGTCGGCATATTTGACAACGGCAAAGTCATCCAAAAGGGGCGCAACCTGAGAGCCGCAATGTACATACTCTACGGACCACTTACGGTTCTTACACTCACTGTAAAATCAGGAGTCCATATGTTTGTCCTAAACAACAAAAAAGAATATGTAATGACTGAAAAAGACATAAAGATGCCCGAAGGCAATATCTATGGCGTAGGCAGCCTGAAAAAAGACTGGATGCCAAAACATGCAAAATTCATAACCGCGATAGAAAACGACGGCTATAAGCTCCGCTATTCGGGCTCATTTGTTGCGGATTTTCACCAGATACTAAAATACGGCGGAATATTCTCATACCCTGCATTTAAAGGCCATGAAAACGGCAAGCTAAGAATATTATTTGAGGCAAATCCTCTGGGCTTTATTGCAACCCAGGCAGGCGGTGAAATAAGCAATGGAAAAATCAGCATACTTGACATAACTCCTGAACATCTGGATCAAAGAACCCCGCTATATGTTGGAAGCAAGGGTGTGATAAAAAGAATGGAAGACATGATGAAATAGAATGCAGTACAAAATAAATAAACTACTGAAATGATAAAAAAATATAAAATAAAATTAGACTTAAAAATAATTATAAAAAAAGTGTGATTCGATATGAAAATAAAACAAAGTGATGTTGCAGTGCCGGCAGACGTTCCGAAAAACAAAAGAGCAGAATATGTAAAAAATTACCTGGCCATGACTCAAGGGTCCGGACATTTAATGCTCTTTGCAGGCGACCAGAAAATAGAGCACCTTAATGGCGATATGTATGGCGCAGGAATACATGCGGATGACGCTGATCCCGAACACCTGTTTAGAATCGCAAGCAAGGCAAAAATCGGTGTTTTCGCAACTCAAAAAGGCCTGATAGCAAAATACGGCCTTGATTATAAAACGGTTCCATATCTTGTGAAACTCAATTCAAAAACAAATCTTATGAAAGAAGATCAAAAAGATCCTTACAGCGGAAGCATAACCGATGTTTCTGAAGTTGTTGAACTCAAGAAAAACTCAGGTCTAAAAATACTTGCCGTAGGATACACAATCTATCTTGGCAGCGAATATGAAGATCTGATGCTTAAAGATGCGTCAAAAATAGTGTATGAAGCGCATAAAAACGGTCTTCTAGTAGTTCTGTGGATATATCCGAGAGGAAAATCAGTAAAGGATGAAAAAGACGCGCACCTGATTGCAGGAGCAACAGGCGTCGGAGCTTGCCTTGGAAGCGACTTTGTCAAAGTTAACTATCCTAAAAAAGAAGGTGCTGACTCAAAGGAGATATTCAGGGAAGCAGTTCAGGCAGCCGGAAACAGAACGCATGTTGTTTGTGCAGGGGGCTCATCAACAGACGTATATGGCTTTTTGAAAAGGCTTCACGATCAGCTGGAAGTCGGCGCAGCAGGAAATGCAACCGGGAGAAACATACACCAGAAATCCTTAAAAGAGGCGGTTGCGATGTGCAATGCCATATCTGCATTAACAATTGACAACAAAACAGTTGATGAAGCTTTTGCAATATATAAAAAAGGGTGCTGAATTAGCTGTATTTAGAATAAAATTACTGATTACTGACGCAAACTAGTTCATACTTTAAAAAAATCAGATAATCTCCTTTGCTGCAATAACGCGCTTTTCTTAAGATACTCATCCATCGGAATGTGAAGGCGCGCCTTGATATCCGCGAGCGCGTCATTCATTGTATTGAATTTACGCGGCTTATTTTCAAACGCATGGCGGACATTCTCGCGAATTTCCCAGCACCCAACAGGCATAATGTACGTGTCATAAATCTCTCGAAAGACAACCGCAGTTGCCTGCCTGCGCATTTTTTCCAGCTGCTCGCACACTGCAAACCGTCCTGCATAATATCCGCCGCCTTCTTTTATTGCGTATTTTGTCCGACCATCAAAGCCCTCTGATTCCTGCGTTATTGTCGGCGAATCCATTGCAAGTGTC
Above is a window of Nanoarchaeota archaeon DNA encoding:
- a CDS encoding type II toxin-antitoxin system HicB family antitoxin gives rise to the protein MEYTFPAVVVKEGKFFVATCPEPEVTSQGETIEEALDNLKEAIELYLEDEDAKIPNTCESPIVTTVRVDANEQNTCVIRA
- a CDS encoding type II toxin-antitoxin system HicA family toxin produces the protein MSKTPVLSGLEVVKALRNAGFEIVGRKGSHVRMKRKSENKSSIALVPQHKELAIGTLKSILKQANMNIEELMELL
- a CDS encoding 4Fe-4S binding protein; the protein is MKSKTSVGCIILEPGNSGVTKTGSWRTFRPVVDKAKCTGCSICATFCPDGCIDIVEKKAIVNYDYCKGCMICKTECPFSAIKEEKEKK
- a CDS encoding UDP-N-acetylglucosamine--N-acetylmuramyl-(pentapeptide) pyrophosphoryl-undecaprenol N-acetylglucosamine transferase codes for the protein MAKRMKHKIYFSVCGEGYGHSSRDMAIAKALEDAGAQVLMGGYGYVLDRMKKSFKTVEIKREFEMTGNNGSFDMKATILKSSKPALGFSKIVAEEKKNMGVFGATCAVADGRSAAILAAFQIGIPCVVIANQTSLESFFMKDNPVMRIIGKNAEFSLSAGISIADVVLIPDFPPPDTVCLGTLGWMKHIKKKEIFTGPVVFSEFMKPGKGGAPDITRPFVLTILGGHAFRLPIFEGILEIAPKFPKVTFLIFTKFKSDKIPKNVVVREFADDISEYMRAAELIITQAGHSTAMEILALGKPALIIPDKGQAEQGSNAERMKALGVAETLDYSHLGAQNLFRKISMLLRGKKYKENAAKYSKIARKMNGAKKAAEIILEYSERVQKY
- a CDS encoding HAD-IIA family hydrolase is translated as MTSIYFNYKNVKTFIFDLDGTVWNWNSLFPNMAETIKKLKARNRKVFYVSDNNILSRKGLAERLTQMGIPTKTEEIVTAPYAAARYFKEKRIKNVYAIGEKGLMDELSNFNITVSDKSDIVLTSIDRGFTFWKLKTACDLIREGSKLYSTGLSTYWRVNGDILPAELPIQKAIEAVTGETATILGKPSDHLKKVVLEEFFLYPEDTLFIGDDIKTDMPFAHKCSFRSAIVTHGLTTHKMALEARGEEKPDAIINDIKELANLI
- a CDS encoding anaerobic ribonucleoside-triphosphate reductase activating protein; protein product: MQNESLLIKGFLPMSTIDYKGKVASTIFLQGCNFRCPFCHNPELVPLSFEGNLLKADDVISYLKENRDFVDAVCISGGEPTIHSGLPAFIMRLKKDGFFVKLQTNGTNPGMLKILIDGKLLDYISMDVKAPIEKYELLAGAKPDLEKIKKSVNLIMSSGVEYSFHTTVSPELNILDIKQIGTWLNGAKTYYLQQFRPEKTLNPEYEKKIPHTPEEIKRMADLVRANFGKIIIEGADIESFGNE
- a CDS encoding A24 family peptidase codes for the protein MLYESALFLIALAGSAVGGWIDLKTTEIPDSVPLSMAAAGLIVHIVYALLTGVWTNVYYSIGVGILFLIFGYILYYTGQWGEADVLLLAAVGVVVPQPLSFFAKNMFMDFGLSFPAIFILNTFIVGGIYSLIYSLVLASGNKLIVPEFIKAIKSSKKRFLRIAALVFFISFLSMMLLSLAFTIQFSSELIFYDLAILIPAIVFIYFFYTFAQTIDTVAFKRKVKTSDLREGDVLSEDVAGLSSKLYIGLTAEQIEKVRKEKKEVWIKEGIRYGPTFFLALIATWLFGNVISLLVAVF
- a CDS encoding mechanosensitive ion channel family protein, with translation MLKKIIVLFSMIVLSALAWFANLTYPNENLVKLFYSFATITLIYSIFNISLEFVIDKNVKESRTRFSSRKATSIVSLLIILAVLIGIWIKDPQSLLVAYGLIGAGLAISLQDFFKNFVGGIMIITNKIYKIGDRIEINSKFGDVMDIGVMYTTLLEIKEWVGGDQATGRLTIIPNSTVLSNPVNNYTKDHNFIWDEITVPITYDSDWKTAHKNILELVAEETKQITEQANREILKLEEKYYLEKRPTEPAIFIKLTDNWISFNIRYISETRNRRILHNKLSHLILEMIEKNKKIKIASETIDIVGFPKK
- a CDS encoding fructose-1,6-bisphosphatase, which produces MTTLRQYLDTTSSPKDLKDLIVLIAKQAPAIRDAFVTNQKYADTKNMYGETQMELDKWSDAHLINILKKSKLVKEIASEEQPEVVKIPSAKSNYGVTLDPLDGSSLIQVNLAVGTIVGIFDNGKVIQKGRNLRAAMYILYGPLTVLTLTVKSGVHMFVLNNKKEYVMTEKDIKMPEGNIYGVGSLKKDWMPKHAKFITAIENDGYKLRYSGSFVADFHQILKYGGIFSYPAFKGHENGKLRILFEANPLGFIATQAGGEISNGKISILDITPEHLDQRTPLYVGSKGVIKRMEDMMK
- a CDS encoding aldolase, yielding MKIKQSDVAVPADVPKNKRAEYVKNYLAMTQGSGHLMLFAGDQKIEHLNGDMYGAGIHADDADPEHLFRIASKAKIGVFATQKGLIAKYGLDYKTVPYLVKLNSKTNLMKEDQKDPYSGSITDVSEVVELKKNSGLKILAVGYTIYLGSEYEDLMLKDASKIVYEAHKNGLLVVLWIYPRGKSVKDEKDAHLIAGATGVGACLGSDFVKVNYPKKEGADSKEIFREAVQAAGNRTHVVCAGGSSTDVYGFLKRLHDQLEVGAAGNATGRNIHQKSLKEAVAMCNAISALTIDNKTVDEAFAIYKKGC